A region of Paenimyroides aestuarii DNA encodes the following proteins:
- a CDS encoding exo-beta-N-acetylmuramidase NamZ family protein has product MKYIIHSKNTFLFFFVIVFANLSFEGNAQIKTGADQPENYLPLLKDKKVGILTNQTGIINFDYKYEDEGTHPHDLKIATINYKQMHLVDFLIQNKINLKKIYAPEHGFRGTADAGELIKDGKDTKTGLPIISLYGNNKKPTKEQLAGIDVMLFDLQDVGARFYTYISSLHYLMEACAENDIPVIVLDRPNPKGATVDGPVLDMKYKSFVGMHPIPVLHGMTIGEYAQMINGEKWLKNGVQAKLTVIPCKNYNKGMHYSLPVKPSPNLPNDVSINLYTSLCFFEGTNVSVGRGTEKQFQIYGSPFLKNMDFSFIPEPNEGAKNPMHNGVKCFGEDLSEQEPIDGLSLQWLLKAYKNTANKEKFFNNFFIKLAGTKQLQKQIENGLSEETIKKSWKNDLERFKKMREHYLIYPLF; this is encoded by the coding sequence ATGAAATATATAATTCACTCCAAAAATACATTTTTATTTTTCTTTGTAATAGTTTTTGCCAATTTAAGTTTTGAAGGCAATGCACAGATCAAAACCGGAGCAGATCAACCAGAAAATTATCTTCCATTGTTAAAAGATAAAAAAGTAGGCATTTTGACTAATCAAACGGGAATTATAAATTTTGATTACAAATATGAAGATGAAGGAACTCATCCACATGATTTGAAAATAGCAACAATAAACTATAAACAAATGCATTTGGTTGACTTTTTAATTCAGAACAAAATCAACCTTAAAAAAATCTACGCACCCGAACATGGTTTTCGAGGAACTGCTGATGCTGGTGAACTTATTAAAGACGGAAAAGATACCAAGACCGGTTTACCGATTATTTCGCTCTACGGAAACAATAAAAAACCAACAAAAGAGCAGCTTGCTGGAATAGATGTGATGCTTTTTGATTTGCAGGATGTAGGCGCACGATTTTATACCTATATTTCATCGTTACACTATTTAATGGAAGCTTGTGCTGAAAACGATATTCCTGTGATTGTTTTGGACCGACCAAATCCGAAAGGCGCAACGGTTGACGGACCTGTTTTAGATATGAAATACAAAAGTTTTGTAGGCATGCACCCTATCCCTGTTTTGCACGGAATGACCATTGGCGAATATGCCCAAATGATTAATGGTGAAAAATGGTTGAAAAATGGCGTTCAGGCAAAATTAACTGTTATTCCTTGCAAAAATTACAATAAAGGTATGCATTATTCATTGCCTGTAAAACCATCACCTAATTTACCAAATGATGTATCGATAAACCTATACACCAGCTTATGTTTTTTTGAAGGAACGAATGTGAGTGTGGGGCGTGGCACCGAAAAGCAGTTTCAAATTTACGGATCGCCTTTTTTAAAAAATATGGATTTTAGTTTTATACCCGAACCAAACGAAGGCGCAAAAAACCCAATGCACAACGGTGTAAAATGTTTTGGCGAAGATTTATCTGAACAAGAGCCAATTGATGGTTTATCGCTGCAATGGCTCTTAAAAGCGTATAAAAACACCGCAAACAAAGAAAAATTCTTTAACAACTTTTTTATCAAACTCGCCGGAACCAAACAGTTGCAAAAGCAAATTGAGAACGGATTATCGGAAGAAACAATTAAAAAATCTTGGAAAAATGATTTAGAACGATTTAAGAAAATGCGCGAGCACTATTTAATTTATCCTCTTTTTTAA
- a CDS encoding YkgJ family cysteine cluster protein has product MENYLKQLPKLAKDKHTENKKYFDKLKKKTPKDLDYKMQQIHDDVFKKTDCLSCANCCKTTGPLFTMADIERIAKHLRQKPQQFIDQYLRIDEDNDYVLQSVPCTFLDHENYCMIYDVRPKACREFPHTDRKKFQQISHLTLKNVAICPAAFAVVEEMKKKMPL; this is encoded by the coding sequence ATGGAAAACTATTTAAAACAATTGCCAAAGTTAGCAAAAGATAAGCACACTGAAAACAAGAAGTATTTTGATAAACTAAAGAAAAAAACACCCAAAGATTTAGATTATAAAATGCAGCAAATTCATGACGATGTGTTTAAAAAAACCGATTGTTTGTCGTGTGCAAATTGTTGTAAAACCACCGGTCCTTTGTTTACCATGGCTGATATTGAGCGTATTGCAAAACATTTGCGCCAAAAGCCCCAACAATTTATAGACCAATATTTGCGGATTGATGAGGATAATGATTATGTGTTGCAAAGCGTGCCTTGTACGTTTTTAGACCACGAAAATTATTGCATGATTTATGATGTGCGCCCGAAAGCTTGTAGGGAATTTCCGCATACCGACCGAAAGAAGTTTCAGCAAATAAGTCATTTAACCTTAAAGAATGTGGCAATTTGTCCCGCAGCGTTTGCTGTTGTTGAAGAAATGAAAAAGAAAATGCCTTTATAA
- a CDS encoding class I SAM-dependent methyltransferase, with protein sequence MFKDLFGKAMLDYVQNNQPENIVTETNISEADEMDVSYLFRSFNDMPKIEQKALKLCKGKVLDVGCGAGSHALYLQEKGCNVLAIDISANAVEACKIRGVENAVQMDILQVDESEQFDTILLLMNGTGIFGKLKNIDQYLSKLKKLLTDNGQLLIDSSDLIYMFDEDEDGGKWIPMYGDYYGELTFHISYKGEKETPFDWLYLDFNTLQNACMAQNLKCELILEGSNFDYLARITK encoded by the coding sequence ATGTTTAAAGACCTTTTTGGCAAAGCCATGCTGGATTATGTGCAAAATAATCAGCCCGAAAATATAGTCACCGAAACCAATATCAGCGAAGCCGATGAAATGGATGTTTCGTATCTTTTTCGATCGTTCAATGATATGCCAAAAATCGAACAAAAAGCATTAAAGCTTTGTAAAGGAAAAGTGCTAGATGTTGGCTGTGGTGCCGGAAGCCATGCGCTGTATTTGCAGGAAAAGGGATGCAATGTTTTGGCGATTGATATATCTGCAAATGCTGTGGAAGCTTGTAAAATTCGTGGGGTTGAAAATGCTGTACAGATGGATATTTTACAGGTGGATGAATCGGAACAATTTGATACCATTCTGCTTTTGATGAATGGAACCGGAATCTTTGGTAAATTGAAAAATATCGATCAATATCTTTCTAAATTAAAAAAATTATTAACCGATAACGGACAGCTTTTAATTGACAGTTCGGATTTGATTTACATGTTTGATGAAGACGAAGACGGCGGAAAATGGATTCCGATGTATGGTGATTATTATGGCGAACTTACCTTTCATATATCTTACAAAGGAGAAAAAGAAACTCCTTTTGATTGGTTGTACCTTGATTTTAATACTTTGCAGAACGCATGTATGGCACAAAATTTAAAATGTGAATTGATTTTAGAAGGATCTAATTTTGATTATTTAGCCCGAATTACAAAATAA
- a CDS encoding DUF2059 domain-containing protein: MKKIVVVLFLTVFTNTFAQANKADVLKLVELSGEVKEFYNIADEISKQLSVNNRERFKKDMEPLIAKQKKNLIAYYSQNLSQSEVENLIEFYQTPLAKKFMMVKSNYAVVLSNRSEAFKAEIQGIIMKYMM, encoded by the coding sequence ATGAAAAAAATTGTTGTAGTATTGTTTTTAACCGTTTTTACAAACACATTTGCCCAAGCTAATAAAGCCGATGTATTAAAATTGGTAGAACTTTCTGGTGAAGTAAAAGAGTTTTACAATATTGCCGATGAAATTTCGAAACAACTTTCTGTAAATAATAGAGAACGTTTTAAAAAAGATATGGAACCGCTCATTGCCAAACAAAAAAAGAACTTAATTGCCTATTATTCGCAAAACTTATCACAAAGCGAAGTAGAAAATTTGATTGAATTTTATCAAACACCATTGGCAAAAAAATTCATGATGGTAAAAAGCAATTATGCTGTTGTTTTAAGCAATCGGTCGGAGGCTTTTAAAGCCGAAATTCAAGGTATTATTATGAAATATATGATGTAA
- a CDS encoding 7-carboxy-7-deazaguanine synthase QueE, translating into MTATEKIVEKLPLMEAFYTIQGEGFYTGHAAYFIRLAGCDVGCHWCDVKESWDENLHPKILVSDIVSQAQENGNLVVITGGEPLMWNLDYLTSKLKEKGIQTNIETSGAYELSGFWDWICLSPKKKKLPTQSVYDAANELKCIIYNHHDFIFAEEQAAKVNKNAKLYLQVEWSKKAEMLPTLIEYVKNNPKWAISTQTHKYLDIP; encoded by the coding sequence ATGACAGCAACAGAAAAAATCGTTGAAAAATTACCTTTAATGGAAGCGTTTTACACCATTCAAGGGGAAGGTTTTTATACCGGTCATGCCGCATATTTTATACGTTTGGCAGGATGCGATGTGGGCTGTCATTGGTGCGATGTGAAAGAAAGCTGGGATGAAAACCTGCATCCTAAAATTTTGGTAAGCGATATTGTGTCGCAAGCGCAAGAAAACGGAAATTTGGTTGTAATCACAGGTGGCGAACCGCTAATGTGGAATTTAGATTATCTCACATCAAAGTTAAAAGAAAAAGGAATTCAAACAAATATAGAAACATCGGGTGCTTATGAGCTTTCGGGTTTTTGGGATTGGATTTGCTTATCGCCAAAGAAAAAGAAATTGCCCACGCAGAGTGTGTACGATGCTGCCAATGAGCTTAAATGCATCATTTATAACCACCACGATTTTATTTTTGCCGAAGAACAAGCTGCAAAAGTGAATAAAAACGCCAAGTTGTATTTGCAAGTAGAGTGGAGTAAGAAGGCAGAAATGCTTCCAACGCTTATAGAATATGTGAAAAACAATCCAAAATGGGCTATTTCTACACAAACACATAAATATTTGGATATTCCGTAG
- a CDS encoding tetratricopeptide repeat protein — protein MNKKITLSLALLSFIFSANAQDGNEIDTAIKYGRYDVAKKELYRLIRSQPNQGKNFYRLGVIHLNENNKDSASFYFKQGLRAVKNADVNNIGIAKIGLLDQKDKEAKSKFNAATLNLSPSDFETYLVIANAYTFAPKPDFDAALDYVNLAMLVNKDTPEPHIARGDIYFAEKQFVDARRVYYATSKMFPNSLLPKMKLADVYRAGNEFEEAIKVYDTIVSKDPNYADVYKQLGLTYADYARFKDDRSLLDKGVENYFKYHGMIGESMDVDNELAAYLIKNKDYKSLGDLVRTKWYTRGDNFLMYRYRAIADFQNGKFLDAKESIDKYFDVQDKKEQILPIDYLYKGLSELEASRNEDGTFNEGVYKKSIQEMTKAVQDNPKLGVALHELGVDLFKDEHYEQAYFVFDLASKDEKSPYYVYDMYYKGNALYMASDKPMFNDQLQKAKTNLDSSLKKTPTFEAYLISARVNRNLNTQTSMAQMEKDYEGFINLLTQKGRANDAAFKDALIEAYTMIGNYNQNVNKAKAVQSFQKVLQLDSSNEYARKQVQNSKSTTKSN, from the coding sequence ATGAATAAAAAAATTACCCTAAGTTTAGCTTTATTATCTTTTATTTTTAGTGCAAATGCCCAAGACGGCAATGAAATTGATACGGCAATAAAATATGGTCGTTACGATGTTGCTAAAAAAGAATTATATCGCCTTATTCGCTCACAACCCAATCAAGGAAAAAACTTTTATCGATTAGGGGTAATTCATTTAAACGAGAACAATAAAGACTCTGCCAGTTTTTATTTTAAACAAGGATTAAGAGCTGTAAAAAATGCCGATGTAAACAATATTGGTATTGCAAAAATTGGTTTACTTGACCAAAAAGATAAAGAAGCAAAATCAAAATTTAATGCAGCAACGCTAAACCTTTCACCAAGTGATTTTGAAACCTATTTGGTGATTGCAAACGCATATACTTTTGCGCCAAAACCCGATTTTGATGCCGCATTAGACTATGTGAATTTAGCAATGTTGGTAAACAAAGATACACCAGAGCCGCACATTGCTCGCGGAGATATTTATTTTGCAGAAAAACAGTTTGTAGATGCCCGCCGAGTATATTATGCTACTTCTAAAATGTTTCCGAACAGTTTGTTGCCAAAAATGAAGCTAGCCGATGTGTACCGTGCCGGAAATGAATTTGAAGAGGCAATAAAAGTTTATGATACCATTGTTTCAAAAGATCCAAATTATGCAGATGTTTATAAGCAGTTGGGATTAACTTATGCAGATTACGCTCGCTTCAAAGACGATCGTTCTTTGTTAGACAAAGGGGTGGAAAACTACTTTAAATACCACGGAATGATTGGAGAAAGTATGGATGTGGACAATGAGTTGGCAGCATATTTAATCAAAAATAAAGATTACAAATCATTAGGAGATTTAGTACGCACCAAATGGTACACACGCGGTGATAACTTCTTAATGTATCGCTACCGTGCCATTGCCGATTTCCAAAACGGAAAGTTCTTAGACGCAAAAGAAAGCATTGATAAGTATTTCGATGTGCAAGATAAAAAAGAACAAATATTACCAATTGACTATTTATACAAAGGATTGTCTGAATTGGAAGCATCTAGAAACGAAGACGGAACATTTAATGAAGGAGTTTACAAAAAATCCATTCAAGAAATGACTAAAGCCGTTCAAGATAATCCAAAATTGGGAGTAGCATTACACGAATTGGGTGTGGATTTGTTTAAAGATGAGCACTATGAGCAAGCCTATTTTGTGTTTGATTTAGCATCAAAAGATGAAAAATCACCTTATTATGTGTACGATATGTATTACAAAGGAAATGCATTATACATGGCAAGCGATAAGCCAATGTTTAACGATCAATTGCAAAAGGCAAAAACCAACTTAGACAGTTCGTTAAAGAAAACACCAACTTTTGAAGCATATTTGATCAGTGCGCGTGTAAACCGAAACTTAAACACGCAAACGTCTATGGCACAAATGGAGAAAGATTATGAAGGATTTATCAATCTTTTAACCCAAAAGGGTAGAGCCAACGACGCTGCTTTTAAAGACGCCTTAATCGAAGCTTACACGATGATTGGGAACTACAATCAAAATGTAAACAAGGCAAAAGCAGTGCAATCGTTTCAAAAAGTATTGCAATTAGACTCTAGCAACGAATATGCACGAAAGCAAGTGCAAAATTCTAAATCAACAACAAAAAGCAACTGA
- a CDS encoding PstS family phosphate ABC transporter substrate-binding protein — protein MKQVIWCILGISLFISCKQETQQNKTKSQEAYNKGTTEMYVESSVFPIVEDINEVFKTYYNDTDIQLKMLSQNEILKAVYSDSIRLAIVPKTFNEKELNVFKGRVVPKITPIAKDAVLFITQKSSNDTLIHYNDVVAIFKGTKASDKVFVFHDANSNIVNKIMSDAQVKEVSKNVYYVNSVEEIVAYINKNKNAVGVVGINWMVQPDAKIKEGIKQLRSMLVYNDSLKQYVQPSQSTIADNSYPLIRTISIIDVQGKAGLGTGFASFAASDKGQRIVLKSGLMPITLPKREINIVE, from the coding sequence ATGAAGCAAGTAATTTGGTGTATTTTAGGTATAAGTTTGTTTATTTCATGTAAGCAAGAAACCCAGCAAAATAAAACCAAAAGCCAAGAAGCATATAATAAAGGAACAACCGAAATGTATGTGGAATCATCGGTTTTTCCTATAGTTGAAGATATAAATGAAGTTTTTAAAACATATTACAACGATACGGATATTCAGTTGAAAATGCTTTCGCAAAACGAAATTCTGAAAGCGGTTTACTCTGATTCCATTCGATTGGCGATTGTGCCAAAAACGTTTAACGAAAAAGAGCTTAACGTTTTTAAAGGCAGGGTAGTGCCCAAGATTACGCCAATAGCAAAAGATGCGGTGTTGTTTATCACACAAAAAAGCAGCAACGACACCTTGATTCATTATAACGATGTGGTGGCTATCTTCAAAGGAACAAAAGCTTCAGATAAAGTATTTGTTTTTCACGATGCCAATTCCAATATCGTAAACAAAATTATGAGTGATGCACAAGTGAAAGAGGTGAGTAAAAATGTATATTACGTGAACTCGGTTGAAGAGATTGTGGCTTATATCAATAAAAACAAAAATGCAGTAGGCGTTGTTGGAATCAATTGGATGGTGCAACCCGATGCAAAAATCAAAGAAGGAATTAAACAACTGCGTTCGATGTTGGTTTATAATGATTCGCTGAAACAATATGTACAACCGTCGCAAAGCACCATAGCCGATAACAGTTATCCGCTGATCCGTACAATAAGCATTATCGATGTGCAGGGAAAAGCAGGTTTGGGAACAGGTTTTGCAAGCTTTGCCGCTTCAGACAAAGGACAGCGTATCGTTTTAAAATCGGGTCTTATGCCCATAACATTACCAAAACGCGAAATTAACATAGTAGAATAA
- a CDS encoding energy transducer TonB: MSNLNLFGKEWTNIVFENRNKLYGAYKLRQESHKTTFIALAIGLTIISLGFGSSYLYASNKNENTVFTPADDSSEKVTLVETDLDKIVEPPVTEKPAGTKDEPTKAVETKTDVMDNKKLTDVNIVEDHKVKNDDLTAQDEFDDNTNSSTDNVDANKNGSLNTDGTKPGDKNTKPGKDKIGDGSTSGSTALKGNEIVTLVQKKAVPVEGYQKFFDAFVRKFSKNTTETSLKEVTIKLRFVVEKDGSFTDIQIVEDKLGMGQEAIRVLQTMPKWKPAEHNGKTVRSKFTLPIKIKINN, translated from the coding sequence ATGAGCAATTTGAATTTATTTGGAAAAGAGTGGACCAATATTGTGTTTGAAAACCGCAATAAATTGTATGGAGCCTATAAATTACGGCAAGAAAGTCATAAAACCACTTTTATTGCATTGGCAATTGGTTTAACAATTATCAGTTTAGGTTTCGGTAGTTCGTATTTGTATGCATCTAACAAAAATGAAAACACTGTATTTACCCCTGCTGATGATTCTTCTGAAAAAGTTACATTAGTAGAAACTGATTTAGATAAAATTGTAGAACCACCTGTTACGGAAAAACCTGCCGGAACAAAAGATGAACCAACAAAGGCAGTAGAAACCAAAACAGATGTGATGGACAATAAAAAACTGACCGATGTTAATATAGTGGAAGATCACAAAGTGAAAAATGATGACTTAACAGCGCAAGATGAATTTGACGATAACACCAATTCAAGCACTGATAATGTCGATGCAAATAAAAATGGGTCTTTAAATACCGATGGTACCAAACCAGGAGATAAAAACACAAAACCCGGTAAAGATAAAATTGGTGATGGATCTACCTCTGGATCTACTGCGCTAAAAGGAAATGAAATTGTAACATTGGTGCAAAAAAAGGCAGTGCCTGTGGAAGGCTACCAAAAGTTTTTTGATGCATTTGTGCGGAAGTTTTCTAAGAACACCACTGAAACAAGTTTAAAAGAAGTGACTATCAAATTGCGTTTTGTGGTAGAAAAAGATGGCTCGTTTACCGATATTCAGATCGTTGAAGATAAATTGGGAATGGGTCAAGAAGCAATTCGTGTGTTGCAAACCATGCCCAAATGGAAACCCGCAGAGCATAACGGAAAAACCGTGCGTTCAAAATTTACATTACCCATAAAAATTAAAATAAACAACTAA
- a CDS encoding energy transducer TonB — MANINLFGKDWTNIVFEGRNKAYGAYKLRQENPKTTLLALLLGVVCIGLAFGGSLAYKSIFGEVFNKKKDESGVEILDVQLPELPEPEEPIEEIKEEPIVEPPKEEPADASKSVQDEKKFTEMDVKKDNEVKKEEQKSQKEFNDDTQSGREDRKGDNEGDFKSKGEQTGGADKGSKGDGKGDKFSEEENPNKVHTFVQKKAAPNEGLQGFFNNFIRKFNAPDVGGNVKEISVRLKFVVEKDGSFTDIQIAGADPHNIGKEAIRVLKSMPKWKPAEHNGKTVRSSFTLPIKVRVNN, encoded by the coding sequence ATGGCTAATATTAATTTATTTGGAAAGGATTGGACGAATATTGTATTTGAAGGACGCAACAAAGCGTACGGAGCCTACAAATTACGTCAAGAAAATCCTAAAACAACCCTACTCGCTTTATTGCTAGGAGTGGTTTGTATTGGGTTAGCTTTTGGTGGATCTTTGGCGTATAAATCAATTTTTGGAGAAGTATTTAACAAAAAGAAGGATGAATCAGGCGTAGAAATTCTGGATGTACAATTGCCAGAACTTCCTGAACCTGAAGAACCTATTGAGGAAATCAAAGAAGAGCCTATTGTAGAGCCTCCAAAAGAAGAACCAGCTGATGCTTCAAAATCTGTTCAAGATGAAAAGAAATTCACTGAAATGGATGTGAAAAAAGATAATGAAGTTAAAAAGGAAGAACAAAAATCTCAAAAAGAGTTTAATGATGACACCCAATCTGGACGTGAGGACAGAAAAGGTGATAACGAGGGGGATTTTAAATCGAAAGGTGAGCAAACTGGAGGAGCTGATAAAGGTTCAAAAGGTGATGGAAAAGGAGATAAATTTTCTGAAGAAGAAAACCCTAACAAAGTACACACTTTTGTACAGAAAAAGGCTGCACCAAACGAAGGTCTTCAAGGCTTTTTCAATAACTTTATTAGAAAGTTCAACGCTCCAGATGTGGGCGGAAACGTGAAAGAGATTTCTGTTCGCTTAAAGTTCGTTGTTGAAAAAGATGGTTCTTTTACCGATATTCAAATTGCTGGAGCAGATCCGCACAACATTGGTAAAGAAGCAATCAGAGTACTAAAAAGTATGCCTAAATGGAAACCGGCAGAGCACAATGGTAAAACTGTGCGTTCAAGCTTTACGTTACCAATTAAAGTTAGAGTAAATAACTAA
- a CDS encoding ExbD/TolR family protein, whose translation MAELNTGGNEGKGGKKVRSKKQNAGVDLTAMVDLAFLLITFFMLTTSLSKPQSMDLQMPDKKDVPIEDRIKVKESKTMTILLGKNNMLKYYVGMFSSPIEGPTDSTYGKDGIRKVILQKIANLKAQGLTGEQGQIVIIKATDEATYTNMIDILDEMAITGIEVYAINDITEAEKAIMQ comes from the coding sequence ATGGCAGAATTAAATACGGGTGGTAACGAAGGCAAAGGCGGCAAAAAAGTAAGAAGTAAAAAACAAAATGCCGGCGTTGATTTAACGGCAATGGTAGATTTGGCATTCTTATTGATTACGTTCTTTATGTTGACCACCTCTTTATCAAAACCACAGTCTATGGACTTACAGATGCCTGATAAAAAGGATGTTCCTATTGAAGATAGAATTAAAGTGAAAGAATCTAAAACAATGACGATTCTCTTAGGTAAAAACAATATGTTGAAGTACTATGTAGGTATGTTTAGTTCTCCAATTGAAGGTCCAACTGATTCTACTTATGGTAAAGATGGCATTAGAAAAGTTATTTTACAAAAGATAGCAAATTTGAAAGCTCAAGGGTTAACTGGAGAACAAGGACAAATTGTTATTATCAAAGCTACAGATGAAGCTACTTATACCAACATGATTGATATTTTAGATGAAATGGCAATTACTGGTATAGAGGTATATGCAATCAATGATATTACTGAAGCTGAAAAGGCAATAATGCAGTAA
- a CDS encoding ExbD/TolR family protein, with amino-acid sequence MKKSSIRIDMTAMCDVSFLLLTFFVLTSTAKTPEVYPVDLPASTKETKIPTDDILTITVGQENVFVGLSGRDDKIDVLKRMGQEYNIQFTEEELNAFAGMENFGVDIREMKSLLAKPASERMSKDLHKGIPYKDSLNNQLSSWVRNARESSYIRKSTEDKKNFLKVAIKGDANEQFGTVKKVIDILQEQRQNRFYLVTGLRTDDF; translated from the coding sequence ATGAAAAAATCAAGTATAAGGATTGATATGACCGCTATGTGTGACGTATCATTCCTATTGCTAACATTCTTCGTTTTAACCTCTACAGCAAAAACACCAGAAGTATATCCGGTTGATTTGCCTGCATCTACAAAAGAAACTAAAATTCCTACAGATGATATTTTAACCATTACTGTAGGGCAAGAAAATGTTTTTGTTGGTTTGTCAGGTAGAGATGATAAGATAGATGTACTTAAAAGAATGGGGCAAGAGTATAATATTCAATTTACAGAAGAAGAATTGAATGCTTTTGCAGGAATGGAAAACTTTGGTGTTGATATCCGTGAAATGAAGAGTTTGTTGGCAAAACCTGCTAGCGAGCGTATGAGTAAAGATTTGCATAAGGGTATTCCTTATAAAGACTCTTTAAACAACCAACTTTCGTCTTGGGTGCGCAATGCACGTGAGTCTTCTTATATTAGAAAATCTACTGAAGATAAAAAGAATTTCTTGAAAGTAGCTATTAAAGGAGATGCAAACGAACAGTTTGGAACTGTAAAGAAAGTAATTGATATACTACAAGAACAACGTCAAAACCGCTTTTACCTTGTTACAGGTTTAAGAACAGACGATTTTTAA
- a CDS encoding MotA/TolQ/ExbB proton channel family protein translates to MTQTVEKNPSSSGLSNVAAAIAIILCLVFGYIIWRFVLGSSVHFMNGDRNGDPLPGDLLGMMYKGGPVIALLIGLLTTTIVFGIERFIVVSKAAGAGDVKGYVAKVQSLVNANQIDDAIELSDKQKGSVANVVKSALIKLKEVKREGFDADKATETIQKEIEEATVLEMPMLEKNMIILATLVSIGTLVGLLGTVTGMIKAFSALSTAGSPDSTALATGISEALMCTATGIGTSALAIVFYNVFTTKIDKLTHFIDEAGFAITQSYRRHNK, encoded by the coding sequence ATGACACAAACAGTTGAGAAAAATCCAAGTAGTTCAGGATTATCAAACGTGGCTGCGGCGATTGCTATTATTCTATGTTTAGTTTTTGGGTATATTATCTGGAGATTTGTTCTAGGTTCATCCGTACACTTCATGAATGGTGATCGTAATGGCGATCCTCTTCCAGGTGACTTGTTGGGAATGATGTATAAAGGAGGTCCGGTAATTGCTTTATTAATTGGATTGTTAACAACAACTATTGTATTTGGTATTGAAAGATTCATTGTGGTAAGTAAAGCTGCTGGTGCTGGTGACGTGAAAGGTTATGTTGCAAAAGTACAGTCTTTAGTAAACGCTAACCAAATCGATGATGCTATTGAGCTTTCAGACAAACAAAAAGGTTCTGTTGCAAATGTGGTAAAATCAGCGTTAATTAAACTAAAAGAAGTAAAACGTGAAGGTTTTGATGCAGATAAAGCTACTGAAACTATTCAGAAAGAAATTGAAGAAGCTACTGTATTAGAAATGCCTATGTTAGAGAAAAACATGATTATTTTGGCAACATTAGTATCAATCGGTACCTTAGTGGGTCTATTAGGAACAGTAACAGGTATGATTAAAGCATTCTCGGCTTTATCAACAGCTGGATCACCAGATTCAACAGCTTTAGCAACAGGTATTTCTGAAGCGTTAATGTGTACAGCTACTGGTATTGGTACATCTGCATTAGCTATTGTTTTCTATAACGTTTTCACAACTAAAATCGATAAGTTAACGCATTTTATCGACGAAGCCGGATTCGCAATTACACAATCATACAGAAGACACAATAAATAA